A stretch of Cyanobacteria bacterium QS_8_64_29 DNA encodes these proteins:
- the leuB gene encoding 3-isopropylmalate dehydrogenase, producing the protein MRQPYRITLLPGDGIGPEIMDVAVRVLQAVGSQCDLRFEFQTALMGGAAIDETGEPLPQATLAQCRDSDAVLLAAIGGPQWDELPREQRPETGLLALRSGLSLFANLRPATVFPQLADASTLKRSVVEGADIMVVRELTGGVYFAQPKGIFEAEGGERRGVNTMAYTSSEIERIARVAFETARKRSGKLHSVDKANVLEVSQFWRQRLEALAAEYPDVQLAHLYVDNAAMQLVRDPTQFDTIVTGNLFGDILSDAAAMLTGSIGMLPSASIGAAQPGVFEPVHGSAPDIAGQDAANPLAQVLSAAMMLRYGLGQPQAADHIEQAVRRVLERGDRTGDIMAPGMRQLGCQAMGDAVLACLE; encoded by the coding sequence ATGCGCCAGCCCTACCGCATTACCTTGCTCCCCGGCGATGGCATCGGCCCCGAAATCATGGATGTGGCCGTGCGCGTTTTGCAGGCTGTGGGCTCGCAGTGCGATCTGCGCTTTGAGTTCCAAACGGCGCTGATGGGCGGGGCGGCCATCGACGAGACCGGCGAGCCACTGCCCCAGGCCACCCTCGCGCAGTGCCGCGATAGCGACGCCGTCCTGCTAGCGGCCATCGGCGGTCCGCAATGGGACGAGCTGCCGCGCGAGCAACGGCCCGAAACCGGCTTGCTAGCGCTGCGCTCGGGCCTATCGCTGTTTGCCAACCTGCGCCCGGCAACCGTCTTTCCGCAGCTGGCCGATGCCTCGACGCTCAAGCGCTCGGTGGTGGAAGGTGCCGACATCATGGTCGTGCGCGAGCTCACCGGTGGCGTTTACTTTGCCCAGCCTAAAGGCATCTTCGAGGCCGAGGGGGGCGAGCGCCGCGGCGTCAACACCATGGCCTACACCAGCAGCGAGATCGAGCGCATCGCGCGGGTCGCCTTCGAAACAGCGCGCAAGCGCAGCGGCAAGCTCCATTCGGTGGATAAAGCCAACGTGCTCGAGGTCTCGCAGTTTTGGCGCCAGCGCCTCGAGGCGCTGGCGGCCGAATACCCGGACGTCCAACTCGCGCACCTCTATGTGGACAACGCCGCCATGCAGCTAGTGCGCGATCCCACCCAGTTCGACACTATCGTCACCGGCAACCTGTTTGGCGACATCCTCTCCGATGCGGCTGCCATGCTGACCGGCAGCATCGGCATGTTGCCCTCTGCTAGCATAGGAGCCGCCCAGCCAGGGGTGTTCGAGCCTGTCCACGGCTCCGCGCCCGACATTGCCGGCCAGGATGCCGCCAACCCGCTGGCGCAAGTCCTCAGCGCTGCCATGATGTTGCGTTACGGCCTGGGTCAGCCCCAAGCCGCCGATCACATCGAGCAGGCCGTAAGGCGCGTCCTCGAGCGCGGCGATCGCACCGGTGACATTATGGCGCCCGGCATGCGGCAGCTGGGCTGCCAGGCCATGGGCGATGCTGTGCTGGCCTGCCTCGAGTAG
- a CDS encoding ABC transporter ATP-binding protein, translating into MAGERSQLAPDAAQREAGAVIATYGLTKRFERQVAVNDVDLQVAPGKIYGLIGPNGAGKTTLLRLLAAVEAPTRGEIYLHGERLSRGADSAHLRRRLGYLPDDFPVYDDLSVWDYLDYFARLYRLRQSQRRRRLQEVLELVQLTPKRKSAVATLSRGMKQRLSLARTLVPEPTVLLLDEPTSQLDPASRQTVWDAIRTLQEAGMTTIIASHGLGDLEALCTSVGILELGHLVESAPLPVLHRRWGSPGVVISVSDGWDNLQQALAGTAAVKRWEPLTQQGNSGRIWLQFEGDVRDRAELLRSLVQAGVAVTEFRPHGPTLEQIFQHLDHQQAD; encoded by the coding sequence ATGGCCGGCGAGCGCTCCCAGCTTGCTCCGGATGCCGCCCAGCGCGAGGCGGGCGCCGTGATCGCCACCTACGGGCTCACCAAACGCTTCGAGCGCCAAGTGGCGGTCAACGATGTAGATTTGCAGGTTGCCCCCGGCAAAATCTACGGCCTGATTGGCCCCAATGGGGCGGGCAAAACCACGCTGCTGCGCCTGCTGGCTGCGGTCGAGGCCCCCACGCGCGGCGAAATTTACCTGCACGGCGAGCGCCTCTCGCGCGGTGCCGACAGCGCCCACCTGCGGCGCCGCCTGGGCTACCTCCCGGACGACTTTCCGGTTTATGACGACCTGAGCGTGTGGGACTATCTGGACTACTTTGCGCGCCTGTACCGGTTGCGCCAATCCCAACGCCGCCGCCGCCTGCAAGAAGTGCTGGAGCTCGTACAGCTAACGCCCAAGCGCAAAAGCGCGGTTGCCACCCTCTCGCGCGGCATGAAGCAGCGCCTGAGCCTGGCGCGCACCCTGGTTCCCGAGCCCACCGTGCTGCTACTGGATGAGCCCACCTCGCAGCTCGATCCGGCCTCGCGCCAGACCGTCTGGGACGCCATCCGGACCTTGCAGGAGGCCGGCATGACGACCATCATTGCCTCGCACGGGCTGGGCGATTTGGAAGCGCTCTGCACCTCGGTGGGAATCCTAGAGCTGGGCCATCTGGTCGAGAGCGCCCCACTACCGGTGCTGCATCGGCGCTGGGGCAGCCCCGGCGTTGTGATTTCAGTCTCGGACGGTTGGGACAACCTGCAACAGGCGCTGGCCGGTACTGCTGCCGTCAAGCGGTGGGAGCCCCTAACCCAGCAAGGCAACAGCGGCCGGATCTGGCTCCAGTTCGAAGGCGACGTGCGCGATCGCGCCGAGCTGCTGCGATCGCTAGTCCAAGCGGGCGTTGCCGTGACCGAATTTCGCCCCCATGGCCCCACCTTGGAGCAGATCTTCCAGCACCTGGACCACCAACAGGCCGATTAG